The genomic window tttagttacttaCATATCGTCGGGTCATGTTTGTGTAAGACTATTTTTAGTTGTTAATCCATTGagaattttgtaaaaatttcgaattattttgtaaagtaataatgaaaatCTGTCAGTTGtgacattttatatttctaatttaaactttttccggtttctattttattcataGAGTTCTTTATGATGTCTTTAAAAGACTTGCAGCTACTAAATAGCTGTTGGATTCCATTTTTGAATTTCCCAATAAGGATGTACCTATCTAACATCGAGGAAAACATGCGCAAATAGGGACCGGACAGTACGGCTCTTCATAAAATTGACATTTATTTGGAAAAAGACGCTCCATTACTCTCTTGAGTGTACATGCATGTCCAATATCACGGGTTTCACAGAGTACTTTTAGCTGAAATAATTGAATTGGTTGATGCATTAGGGTGCTCTATCCTAATTTCCTTCAAATTATAGTCGAATAGTAACCAGCTCGCgttgactttaaaaataatgacattttttatctatttaaggCAGATTAGGAGCAGTCTCCATGGAGATTTTGCTCTAAACGCCTAACAGCTCTCaacacatctgctcatagtctagctgactgattgcaagataaagtctcataaaaaaaaattgcaagtttgtaaataactttttaaggCAGATTATCAAAAgacattaattacttaaaaatataagagaGCCAGCGTTATTACTACTGTTTATAGACAGAGAGATAGAAGATATTATGTACAGATTGTGTTTTCATGGAGAGAAATAGAAAACCGTTTCTATTATAACTGGTGAATTATCAAAACTCTGAATTATAGAAATactgacataacttttatcgAAATCGTCGTCGAGTAATGGTTTCTCAGATAGGTATTGAATAACATTTGCACCAACATTAGCTATCATACTGAGCACCTTAAGGTGTTCCCATGGCTCATCGAGACTTAAACgtacctaaaaaaatatttaagtacgttaaattgattaattctgtactaaatattttaaaattcaccAAATACTATtcaaaatcagtggcgctacaaccttttaaggtctgtttcatgatcatttgttaatctaataggcaagtaggtgatcagcctcctgtgtctgactcacgccgtcgactttttgggtccaaggtatgccggtttcctcacgatgtattccttcaccgttcgaacgaatgttaaatgcgcacatagaaagaaagtccattggtgcacagccgggaatcgaacctacgacctcagggatgagagacgcactccgaagccactaggccaacactgttcaaaATACTATTTAGCGCTACAAAAACTATATGTTTTACGGATGCATTATATGtatactttataatttttcgtGCTTTAACAACTACCAACGTAGTCAcatgaaaataatatgtcTCAAACTTAAAATTCACTGGAGCACTTTtatgacatatatatatatgatatatttaacTCACACTCAATTTAACAATTCGACCTTCGATTATTTTCGCTCTTTCCAAACACCGAGGAAGGATCAAAGTGTCTATGTTTCCACCAGTCAATACGCAAACAACactgaaatttcaaaaatctaAACTGACAAGCtggttatatatattatatataaactaacctttttataaaaaaaaacaaaccttACGGCCAAAAATACTGGctgatatgtattattttttttacaaagaagctattttttgtttttaataataataggaaaAACCTAACAACATACGTTTTCTTCTTTAACTCTGGAAGTATATTTGGCATTGACATAAATGCAGCCAAGCTTGCTGCGCCTGCTCCTTCGACTATAAGCTTTTCTTCTTCTACCAAATGTAGCATCGCGCGTGATATGCAATCGTCATTAACTAAAACCTAGTAAACATATTATGAGTCAATCTTTTGATCTTTATCAAGTTTTTGACATTCGTTatagacataattttaaaaatagaacactgTTCATAGACATACATTATCTATTACTTAAGTTACTTAAAATGACACCGCAAACCATTTTATCAATGAGGCCCCTTGCCGTATGGAAAGCGTTGTATCCAGCCGTGGGCACTATTAAAGATGTGGCTAAATTATGCGTCACAACTGTTTGGTACGGGCGTCCCTTTTCCATGGCATTGAAGAACGATCTTGAAGTTTTTGTTTGCACACCCtagacaaattaattaattctagcatttaagtttaatagcAATTCCATAGTTTAGAGAGTTCAAAGCAGTAATATTGGAATAAAACTCAGATAGAAGAAGAAATTATTCTTACGTATACTAATATTCCTGGTTTGATATGCTTAACTGCGGCTGATATGCCAGCAAGAAGACCGCCTCCACCCACAGGTACTATGATTGCATCGGTCTCTGGTAGTTGTTCCAAGATCTCGATCCCTATTGAACCAGATGCAGCTATGACGTTGGGATTATCGTATCtgttaaattaatactaaaataaatactacttaataaattaattggtattaatttgattaagttaataaagatttatatgCGCAGCACAGATGCTTTTTAGCAGTCGAAGCTGGCATAGAAACTTAGCATGGTTGCCTATTTACGTCCATAAATagatagaaataattaaatatcgtagatagggtattttactaaaagaaggctttatgttatttttaaaagttagtaaatcTGCACTCAaagattttctaaaaattacttgcctcgtctgggaatcgaaccgacttaaatgtaaaaaaaatcctcacttgtacctgagaaattccattcactcacgtactcacatgtaccgctcagaaatgacggcatagtgctcaaagttattttcagatatagtaagaGCCTTCTAAACGTAATTcacgttgggtcatttcacaggtatttttttgttcatgggcttgtggtctatacCATTGAAACTCAAATATTAAGAAGAATTTGACCAAACAACCATACCCGTTTATATACACTTGTCCCCTCTTTTTAAGCATAACAAATGCCTGTCGCCTAGCATCATCCAGAGTCTCTCCGTAAGACACAACAAAGGCACCTAGTTCATGACACTTTCCCACAACATAAACTGGTGTCGTTGACGGTAGAACCACAGTCACGGGTATGCCTAAACGTTGACCATAAAATGCCAAAGCCTGGAAATAA from Pieris napi chromosome 12, ilPieNapi1.2, whole genome shotgun sequence includes these protein-coding regions:
- the LOC125054424 gene encoding L-threonine dehydratase catabolic TdcB-like isoform X2, producing MEKLPKLKFEQEPLKESLGEAPAVLAKRKPVCPTPWCPTSEEQIDPSCDPDFPKTITYKDILTAYRAISEEIPRTPLVRSKCCAKFDMEIFYKVEIFYQTGSCNERKAFYALSVLNEDEKCHGVITASLGNWALALAFYGQRLGIPVTVVLPSTTPVYVVGKCHELGAFVVSYGETLDDARRQAFVMLKKRGQVYINGYDNPNVIAASGSIGIEILEQLPETDAIIVPVGGGGLLAGISAAVKHIKPGILVYVLVNDDCISRAMLHLVEEEKLIVEGAGAASLAAFMSMPNILPELKKKTVVCVLTGGNIDTLILPRCLERAKIIEGRIVKLSVRLSLDEPWEHLKVLSMIANVGANVIQYLSEKPLLDDDFDKSYLKVLCETRDIGHACTLKRVMERLFPNKCQFYEEPYCPVPICACFPRC
- the LOC125054424 gene encoding L-threonine ammonia-lyase-like isoform X1; its protein translation is MEKLPKLKFEQEPLKESLGEAPAVLAKRKPVCPTPWCPTSEEQIDPSCDPDFPKTITYKDILTAYRAISEEIPRTPLVRSKCCAKFDMEIFYKVEIFYQTGSCNERKAFYALSVLNEDEKCHGVITASLGNWALALAFYGQRLGIPVTVVLPSTTPVYVVGKCHELGAFVVSYGETLDDARRQAFVMLKKRGQVYINGYDNPNVIAASGSIGIEILEQLPETDAIIVPVGGGGLLAGISAAVKHIKPGILVYGVQTKTSRSFFNAMEKGRPYQTVVTHNLATSLIVPTAGYNAFHTARGLIDKMVLVNDDCISRAMLHLVEEEKLIVEGAGAASLAAFMSMPNILPELKKKTVVCVLTGGNIDTLILPRCLERAKIIEGRIVKLSVRLSLDEPWEHLKVLSMIANVGANVIQYLSEKPLLDDDFDKSYLKVLCETRDIGHACTLKRVMERLFPNKCQFYEEPYCPVPICACFPRC